A region of Macaca thibetana thibetana isolate TM-01 chromosome 20, ASM2454274v1, whole genome shotgun sequence DNA encodes the following proteins:
- the RMI2 gene encoding recQ-mediated genome instability protein 2 has protein sequence MAAAADSFSAGPAGVRLPRSPPLKVLAEQLRRDAEGGPGAWRLSRAAAGRGPLDLAAVWMQGRVVMADRGEARLRDPSGGFSVRGLERVPRGRPCLVPGKYVMVMGVVQACSPEPCLQAVKMTDLSDNPIHESMWELEVEDLHKNIP, from the exons ATGGCGGCGGCTGCGGACTCGTTCTCAGCCGGCCCCGCGGGGGTGCGGCTGCCTAGGTCGCCGCCACTCAAGGTGCTGGCGGAGCAGCTGCGGCGCGACGCGGAGGGCGGCCCGGGCGCGTGGCGGCTGTCGCGAGCGGCGGCGGGCCGCGGGCCGCTGGACCTGGCGGCCGTGTGGATGCAGGGCAGGGTAGTGATGGCGGACCGCGGCGAGGCGCGGCTGCGGGACCCGAGCGGGGGCTTCTCGGTCCGCGGCCTGGAGCGGGTGCCGCGCGGGCGGCCCTGCCTAGTCCCAG gaaAGTATGTGATGGTGATGGGAGTGGTTCAGGCCTGCAGCCCTGAGCCCTGCCTACAGGCTGTGAAGATGACAGACCTTTCTgataatcccattcatgaaagtATGTGGGAACTGGAAGTGGAAGATTTACACAAGAATATTCCTTAG